Part of the Rhizoctonia solani chromosome 2, complete sequence genome is shown below.
CAATTCGTATAAACACAATTCCGAGGTGATAATTCACACTTCATGCCGTATAGACAACCAGTATCAGCTATTATACAAAACGCCGTAAGACCGCGATGAAACATAAAGTTCAAGTCACTGAAATTAACAAACAGGAGGTCGTCCGAACAAATATGAAGGGTCTCAGGGACCTTCTACACGATTGCAAAAAACGCAATATGTGCTATGCTCCAACAGACCGAATGCTGGCCGAACTGGAGGACGATTTGCAGGCAATGGACAGTATCACACAGTAAGTGATGCTCACCTTCCCTTTTCGCTAGTTTACTCATTATATTACACCAAAAGATGTGGACTGGCACAAGGTTGGCTCCACTCTCATTTCCTGGCCCCTCCTATCGATGATCATTTTCTTAGCTCGCATTGCAAATGATGTTTTAAGTCTGTCAAGGATCCAACTTAATGTACGCCATACTTACTCTGTCTAACCTCAATCTAAAATTATGACAGGTTCTCTCGATCATTCCAACGGAATTCGACATCAAGCAAGAAACAAGTCAAATCCTCATGGTATTCCGAAACGAACTTATGTCGTACGTTGCATCTATGCGGTCCCTTTGATGACTGAGCTCAAGTTCAATGTAGCAAGGATATCGGCTTTGAGCTCGACTTGGGCCGCGGGATAGATATCTATGGACTACAAATGATCAGTACGGACCGAAGTAGATATGCACAAATCATTACCAATGTGAGTATCAACTATATCCAAATTTCACTACCCAAGATACCGATATCATACTCAGTTGATGTCCAACGCGATTCGATTCACTGATATGAGCACTGGATCCCGACACATCAAAGTGGCACTGGAGCTCTCACTGGACCCGCCATCAGATGAAAGTTGTGCGCCTCCGCCACTCCGAACAGGACGTTCGCTCTCGCATAGTTCAATGGATTTTGAGTCAAATGATCTACCGGTGTACGTCTATGTGTCGGTACAAGATTCTGGCCCAGGTCTACAAAAGGAAGATCTTGCTTTGCTATTCCAAAGGTAGGTAGTTAAAGCATAAAAGCTAGGAGTGGAAGACTTACAAATCATTGTTCTCCGTGTAGGTTCCAACAGGGCTCGGTAAGCTCATCTATCCGTGGTATTCCCCAAGAAGATTGACGGCCTCTTTTGTGTTTTCGCAAAGAATGCTCATCATGTATTTGGTGGTTCCGGTCTCGGCTTATTCGTGTGCCGCCAACTATGCAGTAGGTTTAGGAAGCTCTTGAGTCACGCTATAACTGAACCATCTTACTAGACCTTATGGGTGGTAGAATTGAGGTCGTCAGTCACATAGGTACGCGGAAAATTTTGCACAACTTAAAAGCTACGATGTCTAAACCCGCCCAGGCGAAGGAGCAATTTTCCGCTTCTTTATCAAAGCAGCTGCTGCTGCAGGCCGTATCCCTCGCCCCCCAAGACCTATTGGAATACGGGCGAAGCGCTCATCATCAGTCCAATCGAAAGGAAGCGCCGTGTCTAAGTCCTCTGCCAGATCTGGTCACCGACCACTGCCTGAGACACCAAACCTTCAGAATAACCGCCCTCTGCATGTTTTGATCACCGAGGACAACAAAATCAACCAGGTATGCATATGCATCGTTAGTTATTTAGTCGCCTGATCTAATTGTCCGATTTTATAGACGGTTTTGGCGTGAGTGTAGTCGTGATTGCATATAGCCTCCAAGCTAACTCAGGCTACAGGCGACAGATGAAAAGAGCAGGATTTACCTATGCCCTAGCATCGAATGGACTGGAGGCTATTCAGGCAATTGACAAAGTCGACTCTCAGACAGAAACCCCGAATGATTTAAGCACTCGAAAATTTGACGTTGTTTTGGCAAGTCCTTTGCTTATATCATGATTCTCCCACTAATACCTATATGACAGATGGATCTCGAAATGCCGGTATTGTAAGTGATCACTTCTGGGGTGTGTGATGATGGCTTTTCTAATTATCATACAGGGATGGCTTCGCTGCGACCCGCGAAATCCGTAGAAGGGAGGCAGTTCACAGTCTGAAAACACGTAGTTTTATTATTGCGCTGACCGGCAATGCGCGCCGAGAGCAAGTTCAGTCGGCCAGGGATGCTGGGGTCGATGACGTGATGATCAAGGTACGATGACTGCGTGTAGGGGTCTCCCGGTTCGTATCCCTGCTGACTAGCAAACATCCGAGTAGCCTTATCAAATAGATGGACTCATATCAAAGATGCGAGCGGGATACCAAGCCAAGACAGATACCACTGATTGATTTCATGTTAATTTCACGTTAAAAAACAGATTTTGTTTGGGGACTTGGGTGTTATATATTTTGTACCTTGGTGTAACTGGGTTCGTGGGACAATCGTAGAATTTTATTTGACATGGAATACCTCGGTTCGAGCAGGTTGATCGGCTAAAGCGGTTTCCGGCAGATGGCTTTGGCGAGTCTTTGGCGTGTATTCAGAGCAACAAACTAAGCCCACATGGTCAGATTTGTGCATATAACAGCTGTAACAGGTACGCATACTTTATCTATATTTATCGCATAAAGCTAGGGTCCATTGCGGGGCTGATGTATATCAGCTTTTACAGCCCATGTGCTTATCTAAAAAGTATATGCTGTGCCACGGCTGCTAAAAGTAGGCGGTGGGGTTATTAATAGGTTGCACACTCCCATCGGATGACTACAGGACCCGTACCTCAAAATAGCCAATGGTATATATAGGTGTTGTTGCTGCGGTTGCTAGACATCGATTGTCTTTCTTCCCTTTCTTACCCCCGAGTCTCGAGCTCTATTCTCGCAGCCTACCTCCCTCCTAATCATGCCTGCCGCTCTCTCCGTCGTTTCCATCATAGGTCTTGCAGCTGTCGTGACAGCCCAAACTACAGGCGTTGTCCCTCTGACCGATAAGAAGTACACTTGGCCCGATGTGGTAAGTATTGTTCTCTAGTAGGACTCTGAACTTTCTTTAAGAATGCTCCTCTTCAGCCGTACCAAGTATCTCCTGAACCCGTTGGCCGTGGCCCCCAGTTTGGATTCAACATTTGTAACTCGACTACTGAGAACCAACAGTCGGACTGTCAGACATCGTTCGTCAATTCCATCGACGGTAAGAAATAGTTTGGCCGGTAGGTTGTGCGCCTTGAGCTAACGCTGTTGCAGACTTCTGTCTATGGGCCCCTGCTACTCCCAACTCTCTGATCGCCGATACCGAAGCTGCTGAGGTTGCGTGGTGCTCCAAGAAGGGACACGGAACTCGTGTAATTCCCGGAGGCGCACTGAAGGGTGTTCAGTATCTCAAGACTCCGGACTACGTTCAAATCACCGGTTTCGTCGACCAAAGTCAGATTAATCTGCAATCCGATGATGCTGGAGGAGAGCTCGACCCTCATGGTGCCGATGAGCAAGGAAACCCACTCGGTGGACTGATTTTCAGTAATGCCTGGAGCAACGGAAATAATAACTCCTTCACTCAGGTAATTGAGTGGACCAAGTGAGTTCCGTTATTACCACACATATATGTAACCAACTAATCCGTGTTCCAGCTTTATGGGTGGCAACATGTTCTGCTTGAAGATCTGCGACCCAGCAGGGAAGAACCCTGCTGGCTACTGCGAACATATTTACGATCGCATTGGATGCGCCTAcaatgctcctgctgcataTGTCAATGGCACATTCGAAAAATGTGATTCGGACAGCATGGAACTTCCTGGCCAATATGTCTCCAACGGCGCGACGGTGACCTATTACCAGCCACCGGAGTCTCTCGGCCCCATTACTAGCATCCCTTATACTGTGGCCATCCCGAAGAGCTCAAATTGTGTAACTTACCAAAGCACTGACCTTTATGCTGCGGCCTCGGTGAGATGCATTGATTGCAGTTGTGAACCAATTAATTGACGCATGTGTCCAGACTACCGCTGCTTCTTCATCCCCGACTGCGACTGCCACCGGTAAAGCAGCCTCCCAGCATGCCAGCTCCGGAACTGCCTCCCGCTCTGCGTCCGGCTCCGGCGCCACCAGCACTAGCACCGCCAATGCTTCCGTTCGGGACACCCAGGCTATTTCCGCCTGGCCTGCAGCCTTGATGGCTGGCTTGGTCGGATTTGGAGGTCTTCTCGGTGTTGTCGCTGCTCTCTAAAATTATGTAACGATATGTTTTGTCGCGGGTATCCATCTTTCTTGGCTTTGTTTCTCTTCGCTCATGGACTCTGTTGTTGGAATCCTACAACCTGTTTAAACTGGACACTGTCTTACAGTGACATACATACACTCCTTTGACTCTGATACCAATATCATATGTGCATAGCATAGTTTCCCTGTCGCTAGTATGCGTGGGCTGACGCTAAATTTAACTTATTGCGATTTCAGCCGGCATCTGGTGGTACAGTACCTGAGTAATATCCTGGTTACGTGATCCTAGTTATTTAAATACCTTTCTATTAGGTAACTAATGAGGGCTACCAAGGCAAATCACACGATCCTAAAATAACGGCTTTTCGCCAGAACCATGCAGACCTCGACCAACGAGCGTGGCCTTGTTCAACTTCGCGATCAACGTTTGAATCCACTGCTAATTCCTGAAATAGCTCAGTACGTCTACCGCCTTTCTTCGAAGAAAGATGGTTATCGCCTGGCCCAAGTCTGCTCGTTCTTATTCAATTCTCTGATACCCTTGGTATGGGAAGATGTTATTGAATCGAAGAATTGCTGCAGCTTGTAGTTGGTGCAAAAATACTCGTCGATACCGGTAATAACATAATTATAAATGTGAGTCAAAATCAAGTAACCAATGTTCATTGCTTTCAGTCTAATTGAATACACTATAGGTGGCTTACAAGTCTCTAACCGATGAAGATCTAACAAGATTCAAATTATATGCACCATTCGTGAAGGAGCTATGCTTATTTAACCCCCAAAAATATACTTCTTATCGACTAAATGGCCATGAGCATCTGCTGGCAGAGCTAAGAAACAGCCCACTTCTCCCAAGCTTACGCACTTTGTTTTTTGATTTATCTCTCAGTACGACCGTATTTGAACGACAACTTTGGCGTAGGTTGCTGTTTTCTCCATCCCTTCGAGAACTTACTTTTGTTAATACATTTTCCGGCCCCCCTAATTCTGCTTATTCGAGCTCTTCTGTTTCGTTGTTTTTCGAACCTGTCCAATTACCTCGTTTGTCAGCGTCGGCACTTCTGTTTCAAGCGTTCACTCGTCTCCGCCTTCAAATGGGACAACTGTAATCGAGACGGAGAGCAAGAATATGGAGGACGTGAATCGGGTCATGACCGTACGCGACTTATCTAGTCTCTCCAAGCTGAGGATATCGGTTAAGACATTCAGGGCTGAGCAACTATCAAAAATCGGACTATTGCCTTCGCTCGAGCACCTAAAACTTGAAATCGGTGCCGGTTATCGGGGACAGCCAATTTCACCCAACGCTGTGCCAGTTATAGCCGACGGTGCCTTCCCGCGGCTAAGGCGCTTTGATCTTATGAACCTACCGGACGCTGAATCCTTTCACGAGTTTTGGAGCATCAAACCACTGGTATCTCGTCTTACGTCGGCCAGTCTGCACTTTGACAAGTACCGTTGGATGAGCGGGTTGAGCCATGACCAATGATGTCCGACTTCATTGGTCCTATTTGCGAAAGAAGCACGAATATCGTTGATTTGTCGATTGGACCTCCGGAATACGAATCGGGCGAGGAAGAAAACTGTGCGCCTATATTTTACTTGCTTTCTAGACTGCCCTTGGTCGCGTTACTTTTTGAACCGTTGGTCCCCCTCCGCCTACCTATCCCTCGATATGTAGGAACATACCACCTCCTGAGAAAGTTGGAAGTTGCTACTTGTTGGCTTGAAGTTGGTGATATCCAATCCTTGGCTATTGCGTTCCCAAATCTCGAGTATCTCGCCGTCCAAATTGGCTTATACCCAGAAGACTTTCAACAAATTAAATCTATCCCTATATCATCTCAACGAATCATTTTATGGGTCGTAGCCGTGTTTATGGAGGAATATCCATTCTGGAATCGCACGGCAGCTGGTAACGATCTTGCACGGTTAGTACCTACCATCACTTCCAATTTCGTATCTGAAGGCGGCAAGGAAACAGCTTTTTACACGCTTTGTGGCCAAACGCTCAATATTTGAGCGACAAGGGTGGGATCCCCGAAGACAAGTTCACTCCATACTGGTCTACGCATCGTTGATAAACACCTTGCGAACTTGCTCTGTGATAGAGGTTTGGAGGCAGCGTATCCAACTCATTCATGGTCGGACCCTGTACATAGGATTGGTGCATCACTCAGAGTTCGCATGAAGAGCAATGAGATAGGTGTGAGTATATCCGATTCGAGTGAATTGTATGGAGGTTCGGAGGAGTGGAGTCAAACATGCGGAGCGGGAACTGGAATGCGGAGAGGCTAATATTGCGCTTGTTGTCTAGAGTTTAGCGTATTCTGTGAATACATTTTCCGTGGCCCATATACCAGTACGCAATTGCAAAATTAGAGCTCCAAGCGGGTTGGTTGTTTCATTTCAATGAATAAAATACAAATGCAAACATATTCGCCTCTTAATCTTCAAAAATTTAAGCATTCTACTACGTATTCCGCTGATCGTTCTCTTTAATTCATTTGTAAACCACCGTCTACCCCGATCGTTTGCCCTGATATAGGGGATAATTTTAGTTCGATTCTCTAAGACATGGTATGATTGATATATATACCAGTTATGTAGTGCGAGGCCGGAGAAGCTAGGAAAGAAACCAGGCCAGTGAAATCATCAGGCTGGCCGCAATAACCAAGGGGGACATTCGAATATGCCTACCAAGCATGTGAGCATATATTCGAGTTGATTCAACCATATCAATACTCACCCCCTTCAGTAACATTTCTTTCGGAAGGTTCATGCGCTCGCTGACAACTTGAGCAGCACCAATGTCTAAATTTAATAAATACGTGCCAAGCGATGCGTCAGCCCAATTATCACAAAGCAGGAACTAAAAGCCTACGCATATCTGTGTTGACGCAACCACCAGAATAGCAGTTAGCAGTGATCTTGTAAGGAGCCCATTCCAATGCTATTTTGAAGCATGTAAACTAAAACGTATAGTCTTTGAGAGTAGGAAACAGTACCTGCAGATTGAGTTATTCCGCGCATCGCAAATTTGCTTGCGCTATATGCAGCGACAGTGTTATTTCCTGAGATTTTCAAGTGAGCTTATGTAGGGCCACGATTTTTGGCACTGTTGAGACTTGCCTTTGATAGCACATACGGTGGATGCACCAATCAATCTCCCTCCACGGCCCTGTTTGATCATCTGCCTAGCGGCAGAGCGATAACAGTATAAAACTCCCAAAGCATTAACGTTCATGTTCAGATTCCACTCGTCTAATGAAGCTAGTAATAACTGGTCGAACTATCGTCAAAGCAAGATCTTTTTGGAGGACGTACTATCCATCAATGAGTTGACCGTGCAGACACCTGCATTGGCTATCATCTATTACAACTTAGATAGCTATCTCAAAAGTGACATAGCATATCCACTTACCACGTCGAGTCCTCCGAACTCAGCTACTGCCCGTTCTACCAGGGCATCGACGTCCTTCTCATTCGACACATCCCCTGCCATAAAGATCACAGGCTTTCCGGTAACAgcggagattttcttggccGCCGAAAGGCCTTGATTTGATTTGAATTCGATATCGTTGAGTATCACACCGAATCCGTCCCGAGACATTCCTGAGAGCGGAAAGTTCTCAATAACTTTCGATCTCCAAGCCGCACTAAATGCTTACTTTCTGCTATAGCTAGGCCGATTCCTTTCTCCCAAAAAAGGGATGGGTTTAGCTATTTTCTATATCTCAAATTGGGCATGACATACCCTGTGATGCGCCGGTAACAATCACAGACTTCTCGACTTCATTATGATCAGCTACAAGATGACTGACTAGAAGTGCTGGAAGTCAGTATCGACCCGTCCATGTTTAGTATGGAAGAAGGAAGTACCGGAGGGAGACATGATCGAGGGCGAACGCCTGTGTTTGAGTGGGGAAATACTAGGTCGGTGGTTGGTGATGTGCTTTCTACTTTCCTCATATTTATATATGGGCACCAGCAAGAACTCGCCGAAGTGCTCGTTTCACGCCACACTCCCGGGACAATTCACTAACCTATATTCGCCACTATATCTCCAAGGCAAACGGTGGAGGTGGTCTGATAACCATTTTCGGTGGTGACCGCTCAAGTTTCATTTTCATGAGCCCTCTCATATGGAGCATCCCCCAACCATTTATGAACAAGATTGCTGAGAATTTGGTCCCGTTCCGCGCGTGATCACCCGTACATGGCTAGAGGCATACAGTTGCGCAGTAAAACTTAAGACGATACTAGTTCTGGTATATCTTAGTGAGTGGCAAGACAGTAGAGTTACCGATATCGATATCAATTGATGGTGCTAGGTTGTGGCATAAAATATGTCAGGAACCAAACATTCGGCGTGCCCCAGCCATTGGCACAAGTCTCCATAAATAGTAAAATTAATCATTAGGTAACTATGAGGGGCCTCAGTCTTAGGCGCCTTTGAGGAGAACTTGTCTGAGGTGCCGTGTGCCTGAGGGCAATAGTGAATAACTTCGTCCCACATAATCTTGCAAAGATATCTACGATATTTAACAATCATTAGGGTGAATCGGAACATTTATACATCTGCATGGATAATAAAAGGCATGCAACTGTCCTGTTGGCATCAGTCCGAGCGTGTGTCGTGGCCGGTGAACTTTGATAAGTTTCCGAGAGTCTCCGAAGCTAGGGCTAGAGGTATGTACGAGCCTAGCGATTGGAATGCACTAGCAAATGGGTCTACACGGTCGATTGTCAAGACCGTAATTCCGCCTCTTCAATTTGGTAAGTAATCGACGGTCTTTGATCAGGCTACACACGCACCGGGTATCCTTTTATATTAAGAAGATTCAACCCATCATACAAGACTACCATTGGGTAAAGATCATGTTCCGTATAACTAACCGAAGTCTTGATCAACATCTTATCCCTACCTGGCTCGCATGTCTGGATCTTCCAGTTCCAGTATATGATGCGACATACGTCAAAACTGTGGTACGGAGGATTAGGGGTTTGAATTAACAATGAACATTGATACATGCTTACGGCGTGAGACATCAGGAAGAGCATTGAAGAGGATCAGGGGTCCTATATATTACAGCTGGATTTTGGGATAACGCTCGGTgtcacatgaccaagggAACCACCCCAGATCGCAGTAGATTGTCATAGTCTAGATTTCAATATTTTTGGGTATTGGGTTCCAGCGCAGGGAAAATACAGTATAGTCCGGAATATATAATTACACATGCTTTGCATCCTTTAGCACCTTAGCTTCTAAATTTCCCTCGCGCGAAATGCCTCGCTCGATTTGGAAAACCCTGTCAAGATAGGCATCAGCACATAACTTTGATTTAGCGATAAATAATGGGGGTCGGAAGTGCCTCCCGTGGACCGGACAGGGGCAACGGGGTGCGGTCGAGAGGTAGAGGGAGATACGTACAACGTGTTTAGCCTTGCAATGGTAAACCCATTCCTGGTCAGGTTTCTGGGTTCCCAGCCATCTGGCATACGCTCCTCTATAAACCATGTTTTGAGGTCCGCGGCATTACCTCCGAAAACTAGATGAATTCATAGTGTCAGCAGGAGTAATATATATGGTCAGATTCGTGAGTGGAGATCGGGTGCATACGAAGGTGATGCAATTTACAGCAACACGTGCCCCAAATTTATGGGTGGCACGTTATTGACAGATGGAGATAAGACTCCCGTATGCCATGCGATCGAGGAACGAGTAGATCACGAGGAACCGGGACGTACCATCAAAAGCAATTGCCGAATTGGCACAACCGAACGTCTTGCCATTTCGGTTCATAATATATTGGTTATTAAAAACCTTGGAGTGGGCTCTCCTGTAAGCAAGATACTTCGAGAAGTGCTCCAACTTGAAGGTGTCCGTGGGTCTGAGTCTGCATAGAGATAGGTTACAGACATTTGGTGCACTCTTGTGGCATATAGAACTTACTTATCCATGTCGAATCCCGCCGTCTCGTACAACCCACGGATAATATCCACGTCTGGCACTCCTTGGTTGGGCTGCCACTTGATATCGGCGCCTAACAAGAATTGAGTGTGCGCACGTAATGAAGTTACGGCGTCTCTTAACACGCACGAGTATAGCTGGCGTCATGCTCAATTGCGCCATGCGCATTGAGATCATCCAGGGTCATCTTCCCTTCCCAGTCCCGTCCCGCGAACAAGAACTTGGCAGTAAGCCAAGGAACTTGGATGCAAAGAGTTGGAGAGaggttgtaggtagcacctaCGGCTTCGCCCAGCTCTTTCCTAAAATAAAGGCATTTAGTTTATTCTGAAGGTGCTGTACAACCAGCAATTAGCTTGCCATGTTATTCCTTTCCCGTTACGAGGCAAAACACCTTGAGGGGGGTATGTCAGATGACTTTGCTGTCGTCGGAATTAAGCTCACCGTGATTGGCCAATGCATTGATCGCCGGACAAGGTGAGCGTGCGTCGTCCGGGCCAGGAGGTCGGAATTCTCCCCATTTCCCTCCATGGCCACCCACACCCCTATGTGTAGAATTTCCGTTAAAATAGATAATTTCACCAACAGTCAAATAGTCACTTTGCTATAACAGCTCCGGGCTGCTTCTTAGGAAGGATGTAGTTTGATAGGTGTAGGCCAGCATCCCAACCTAAGAGATACAGCAAATAACCAAGGGAAAGTAAAGGATCGGCGAGCCCGCTGAAAAAAGAGACGATGCCCATGTTGTGCCAACAAGTTGTGGTGTAGGGTGGTGAGTAGAGAGATAACAACGCCTTTTGTTCACGCGCCAAGTTGGGGTGAACACGTTGTCTCTGGGTAGCATTGAATGACAGGCGGTATTCATATGTCTATATCCAGAAACTCAGCTGCGGTTCTTTTGAGGGTTACGGTCTATCAACCCCTCGTTTATCAGTGGTCCCGAATAAAATGATCAAATTCATAGCCCTGATTGGCTACTGGGCGAGTATATGCATAAAGGTGTCCGAGGTCCATTCGCTCTTCACCGCAATCCTCGTTGCGGTGGCCCATTCGGACGCGAGTTGCCCTCTGAAAGGAAGACATGGTACTGACAGGTGTATCCACTCTGAGCCCACTACCTTATTGAAAGAATTCTGGTGACCTTTCCGTAAGATCATGAACGGCATCGCCAGGGAATATCAATAGTGCATCGATTGCCTTAAATTCAACGCCCCAAGCCCTCTCCATTCCTTCATCGAAATCTCACCCACTGCCATGTCTGAGCCTGGCCTCGCATATGTATGTCTCTTTTGCATCCAATTAAGATCGCTGTTGTAACTTTATAACTATATTGGCAGCGTGCCGTGGACGCTTCGCTCGGGGCCCTGTCCCACCTGGCTACGTCGATAGACAATTCGCTCCGCCCTGTTACCGCGAACGCGAATGCGTACAGCCGCGATCCAGACCAAGAGGTCAATGCCGCAACTGCGGTGATCGAAGGTTTCCGCCGCCAGGTCAGTCAATCGCTGCATTTTTCGAGCATATACCCTAACCACCGTACAATCTCCCAGCTTCGTCTGGGCATTCCCATCGCTCCAGATATCCAGGCAGTCGTACGTCTCTTGTTTAATGGTTCCTCAACCAATCCTGATTTGCCCGTTTCAGTACTCGGTGGTCGATGCTATTCAAAATTCCAAGTCCCTCGATGATCGCAAGATGCTGGTATGAGATCGACATTGGGAATATGAATCTGCCTTCTTAACAAGAACACAGCTCGAACATGCGCTCGTATTCATGTCACGTCTACCTCGTGGTAGTGCCCTTGCCCAAAAGGGCCAGGATGCTGTGATTAGCATGCGTAAGTTTAAAGTCAAGGTCAGCTTGATTTTATAAACATAACTAACATTTTATGTAGTATATAAGGATCTGCCCCATCCCCCCGCAACATATGTCGGCGACGCCTACCGATTCCGAGCTGCCGATGGTGGCAACAATAACCTTTTGATTCCAGATTTGGGTATGTAACGGTGCCTTACTGTGCCACAAATTAGAACTCTAATTGACGTAAATCAGGTCGTGCCGGGACACCGTACTCACGTAGCGTTCCTCAGACTCACCCCCTCCCTCCCGCGGAGCTTCCAGACCCTGAGCTCGTCTTTGAATGCTTACTCAAACGCGACAAGGTGAGATTGAACTAGCATTGCAGCCTATGGGTTTTACTAAGCCCCATTCGTGCAGGTCACCCCTCACCCAGCAGGGCTTTCCGCGATGTTCTTCTCGTTCGCGACGCTTGTTATCCATACTTGCTTCCGTACCAATCATCGTGACGTGACTATCAACGAAACCTCGTCATACGTTGATCTTGCGCCCTTGTATGGTAATAACCAAGAGGACCAGGATAGTGTCCGTCGATGGGATGGTACCGGTCGTCTCAAAGAGGACGTGTTTACCGAGAACAGACTTTTGTTCCTGCCCCCCGCCGTTTGCACCATCTTGGTCTTGTTCTGCCGCAACCACAACGTAAGTTTGGGTTAGGTTTCACAAAGGGTAACTCTGCTCACGCGACGACCCGAAACTTGGCAGTTCATCGCTCGCAAGCTGTTCCTGATCAACGAGGAGGGCACATTCAGGGATCCCGAGACGCTCAAGGAGGAGCAAAGGAAACAGCAAGATCATGTTCTCTTCAACACAGCTCGTCTCATTAACGTTGGCTTCTTCGTTTCGATCGTGTTGGGTGACTATCTTGCAAGCATCTTGGGTATTGTGCGAGAGGGTTCCGACTGGAGCTTGAACCCCTTCCAAGTGAGTAGATCCTTGTGGTCAATTGTAGAGATAGTTCGCTTATGTATATATCTAGGACATTGTTCAATCAGAACGAAACCACGTACCTCGTGGGGAAGGTAACTCTGTCAGTGTCGAGGTGAGTAATTGGGTTTGGGTCGTTATTTGCAGCGAACAATAGCCTAATTTTGTGGACGTCTTAGTTCAACTTGCTATACCACTGGCATTCGACTACATCTGCAATTGATGAGCAATGGACCGAGGGTGTTTTCCGTAAGATCTTCGGAGACAAACCGTTCGAACAGGTGCGTGAATTAATTTATCATATTCACAGAGTACTGATTTGTGTTGGCGCCGTAGATCACTCCTGGAGAATTTGCTAAGGCTTCGGCACTTGTTGCTAGTGCTGAGCCAGACAAGGCCAAGTGGGAATTTGGCGGGTGAGCCTCGCTTGTTCTGAGCCTGTCATTCCAACCAATAACTTTCATGCTTCAGGATGAAACGTGGCTCCGATGGTCGATTCAACGACGCCGAACTTGCTCAAACAATTATCAATGCTACAAGCCACGTTGCTTCTGCATTCAAAGCCCGTGGTACTCCTCCCGTTCTTCGCGTTGTTGAGATTTTGGGTATTATGAGCTCCCGCAAATGGGGTGTCTGCAGCTTGAACGAGTTCAGGAAGTTCATCGGTTTGAAGCGTGAGTGCCGGTAGTATTCCCGATACTTTTTACAAACCAGTCTGACATTTTTTTTTGTTAGCCTACGACAGCTTCACCGAATGGAATTCCGATCCCGAAATCGCGACCGCCGCCATGAGGCTTTACAAGCACCCGGACAACCTTGAGTTGTACGTAGGATTGCAAGCCGAGGAGGCCAAGCCTGTCGTTCCTGGTGCTGGTCTTTGCCCTGGCTACACCATTTCGCGTGCCATCCTGTCAGACGCCATCACCCTGACTCGGTAAGCCCTCAAA
Proteins encoded:
- a CDS encoding Enoyl-(Acyl carrier protein) reductase, which codes for MSPSVSHLVADHNEVEKSVIVTGASQGIGLAIAERMSRDGFGVILNDIEFKSNQGLSAAKKISAVTGKPVIFMAGDVSNEKDVDALVERAVAEFGGLDVMIANAGVCTVNSLMDTSLDEWNLNMNVNALGVLYCYRSAARQMIKQGRGGRLIGASTFTCFKIALEWAPYKITANCYSGGCVNTDMHIGAAQVVSERMNLPKEMLLKGAYSNVPLGYCGQPDDFTGLVSFLASPASHYITGQTIGVDGGLQMN
- a CDS encoding peroxidase family 2 domain protein, which translates into the protein MSSFQRATRVRMGHRNEDCGEERMDLGHLYAYTRPTYEYRLSFNATQRQRVHPNLAREQKALLSLYSPPYTTTCWHNMGIVSFFSGLADPLLSLGYLLYLLGWDAGLHLSNYILPKKQPGAVIAKGVGGHGGKWGEFRPPGPDDARSPCPAINALANHGVLPRNGKGITWQANCWKELGEAVGATYNLSPTLCIQVPWLTAKFLFAGRDWEGKMTLDDLNAHGAIEHDASYTRADIKWQPNQGVPDVDIIRGLYETAGFDMDKLRPTDTFKLEHFSKYLAYRRAHSKVFNNQYIMNRNGKTFGCANSAIAFDVFGGNAADLKTWFIEERMPDGWEPRNLTRNGFTIARLNTLYVSPSTSRPHPVAPVRSTGGTSDPHYLSLNQSYVLMPILTGFSKSSEAFRAREI
- a CDS encoding heme peroxidase, whose protein sequence is MSEPGLAYRAVDASLGALSHLATSIDNSLRPVTANANAYSRDPDQEVNAATAVIEGFRRQLRLGIPIAPDIQAVYSVVDAIQNSKSLDDRKMLLEHALVFMSRLPRGSALAQKGQDAVISMLYKDLPHPPATYVGDAYRFRAADGGNNNLLIPDLGRAGTPYSRSVPQTHPLPPAELPDPELVFECLLKRDKVTPHPAGLSAMFFSFATLVIHTCFRTNHRDVTINETSSYVDLAPLYGNNQEDQDSVRRWDGTGRLKEDVFTENRLLFLPPAVCTILVLFCRNHNFIARKLFLINEEGTFRDPETLKEEQRKQQDHVLFNTARLINVGFFVSIVLGDYLASILGIVREGSDWSLNPFQDIVQSERNHVPRGEGNSVSVEFNLLYHWHSTTSAIDEQWTEGVFRKIFGDKPFEQITPGEFAKASALVASAEPDKAKWEFGGMKRGSDGRFNDAELAQTIINATSHVASAFKARGTPPVLRVVEILGIMSSRKWGVCSLNEFRKFIGLKPYDSFTEWNSDPEIATAAMRLYKHPDNLELYVGLQAEEAKPVVPGAGLCPGYTISRAILSDAITLTRGDRYLTTDWTTNNLTCWGFDDATRDIENPSFGGMLGKLFYRTLPGQFPENSIYLWFPLMTPDAMKTNFTKVGIAGDYDFSRPTAPQPVQDVTSRAHVMDVIMETACIHTPYGKKVQAMFDKDPGFFLALNDEHDHTFKTIIYQNLIAPSGTYFQSYFYEVTKTLLQDMSYTLGSHQSKCLDIVDVFENVVMRFVSEEIGGLSLKSESNPRGLYFERELRDMIDDIYMHVFTDVDIQHIFRIAKNAKSFSKRLLLHINQTYIAANGLGPITERIFGFFSGTGRPSYDFMRRLHKTGKPKDQLCKAVLAAIVASFEYVPALINVVNFYLDPAQAEHKTQLVALASSKDPQANNVIAGYVREALRLDPLFSHARRVVVENTSVKGSNYKRGDSLFLSIADSNLDPDTFPNPKSVDPRRPADSYTLMGDGLHRCFSDEFVHSTMACAVRAVFQLNNIRRGPGKSGILKRFTDSDGTTASSCYLNSKQIITPFPTSLTLQYDV